The region ATGCTGATACGGTTCAATCTCTGCGGCTTTGAGCATTGTCGGCCAAAAGACAGCATGCGGCTTAAGGATATCCTTGGCCACAAGGTGGTTAGCTTTAGGCCAGAATTTTTTAAATTTTTCGCCTTCGGGATATTCAAGAGCTGTAATGTAGTTAATGAGTGCATCAAACCACACATAAGTCACGAAATCCTTATCGAAGGGAAGTTCGATACCCCATTCGAGGCGGCTCTTGGGTCGGGAAATGCAGAGATCTTCCAATGCGCCGGACTTGAGCAGACTCAGGACTTCATTGCGATATCTTTCCGGACGGATAAAATCGGGATTAGCGTTGATATGTCCAATTAACCAGTCCTGGTATTTGGACATTTTAAAAAAGTAGTTTTTCTCTGCGATATATTCAGGAACAGTTTCATGCTGCGGGCATTTGCCGTCAACAAGTTCCTTCTCGGTATAAAAACGCTCACAACCGAAGCAATAATGACCGCCGTATTCACCGAAATAGATATCACCTTTATCGTAAACTTTCTGCAGGACTTCCTGTACGCACTCGATATGTCTTTGCTGAGTGGTCCTGATAAAATCGTCATTTTCTATCTGCAGTCCGGGCCAGAGGCCGCTAAACAGAGCGCTTATTTCATCGACGTATTCACGGGGTGTCTGGCCGCCTTTTTCCGCAGCCTGCACAATCTTATCACCGTGCTCATCCGTTCCGGTGAGAAAGAAAGTTTCATCTCCCAGCAGCTTGTGAAACCTGTTCATGGAATCAGCAAGAATTGTTGTATAGGCATGGCCGAGATGCGGCTTAGCATTAACGTAATAGATGGGAGTTGTAATAAAAAACGAATCCAAAATCAGTCACTCCTGTTATGGTGATAACAATCGGATATAAATAGTCTTTTTTAAAAAAACTTATCGAATACAGAATCCGATGTGAATACAGCATAAAAACTTAACAGCCGGGTGAGAAAAATATTTTTCATCCGGCCGCTTTTTTTGATTTGCGCTCATAGGCAGAACGCATATAGCGAAGAACACGAAGATAAGCAACTAAGTTCGGACCAATATTATTCAACTGGTCCGAACTATAAAATATTATTTGCTCTTTCGTGGTCCGGAAGGTTTACGTTTACGCCTGCGCCTTGAAGGACGACGGCGGTTTGAAGGCTTTCCGGATTTAGGGGAACCGGACTCATCCTTTTCCTCGGATTTGGGGGAAGAAGAGGATTTTTTATCCTGCTCCGGCTTATTCTGGGGACGTTCCTTTTTAGGAGGCCGCTTGCGGCGCTCCTGCTGAGAATCATCCTTACGCCTTTCTGTACTTACATTTTCGCGTATTTCCTTTTCGTGCCCGGATTCTTCACCTTTTGGCTGCTCGTCTGCACGATTGGCCGGTCTGCGTTCAGGTTTAGGACGATCTGATTTTAGTTTATCAGACTTGGACCGCTCCGGTCTGGGACGTGATGAACGCCCTCTCTCCGGTTTCGGGCGACCACGTTCAGGACGTGAACGCTGAGGTCTTCCCTCGTTGCCGTCACCGCCCTTGTTGTCCCTGTCGCCGGGACGTCCACGCCGGGGTTCACCATCTTGAGAATCAGGAGTAACGTCACGATCCTGACCGGGACTTTTAAGCACATCCGGCCAATCATCGAGCGAAATTTCAATCTCCTCGCCCTGTTCAGGTACAACAGTCAGGGTGTTTCTGAAAAAGTTAGTCCGTGCAACCCTTACCGTTCCATGTATCGTATTATATTTCTTGCCTGTTTTTGGGCTTTTACGATGAAAGTCCTCATAGTTATCCTGCTCAAACGACAGACAGCAAAGCAACCTTCCGCAGATTCCGGAAATTTTGGTCGGGTTGAGAAAAAGGTTCTGCTCCTTAGCCATTCGGATGGTTACAGGCATAAACTTACGCATGAAACGACGGCAGCAACATATCTGACCGCAGTTACCAATGGCTCCCAGCATCTGGGTTTCGTGACGGACACCGATCTGTCGCAATTCAATGCGTGTACGGTATTCCTTTACCAGATCCTTGACCAGCTCACGAAAATCAATCCTTCCCGGAGCGGTGAAATAAAAAATCATTTTGCTGCGATCAAAAAAGACTTCCACGTCCACAAGCTTCATTTCCAACTTCTGACGGTCTATGCAATCCTTGCAGAACCTGTGTGCAGCACGGGAAAGCTCCCTGTTTTCTGCATCGGCCGCAAGATCTTCTTCACCCGCAAGCCGGTAAATTGTCTTTATGGAATCCTCAGTGACTTCCTCCGGCAGATCTTGCTGTACAACAAAGACCTTACCAAGTCCCATGCCCTGCTCAGTCTTAACTATGACTGAATGACCTTCCCGTACAACGAAAGGTCCGGACGAAAAATAATATATCTGACCGAAATCATTAAACTTAACGCCTAAAATCTGTGACATTATAAAAAAACCTTATATAAAACCGCACCTGCGCGCGGATAAAACTTGATATGAAGAAAGTACAGTAAACCACTTCCAGCGGAACTTCAATTCCAGCAGTTTTTTCTAATAACCCAGAATAATACAATTTTTAATATTTAGCAAAAAAAATCCGCAGCAAATGCCGCGGATTTACCCCATATTTAACGGGAAAAATATATATATTAAAACTAAAATTACCTTTCAAGCAATTCAGTTTCTATTTATACAGAAAAGCCGAGATTCTTCAGCTCTTTTACTAACTTATCTTCTTCAATCGGTTTAACCAGATAAGAAGTGGCTCCGCCTAGAAAAAAAGCATCATGAGTTTCTTTGCGGTCATCAAGCATGGTTGTGACAATAACCTTTACACCGCTTGTTTCCTCAACATCAAAATCTTTTTCTATGGACCTGATTTCACGCAAAGCCTGCTGGCCGTCCATCTCCGGCATTACGAGGTCCAGACAAACCAAATCGTATGCGTTGCCGTTCTCAAGCCCCTTTTTAAAGGCAAAAACAGCTTCCTCACCATTCACGGCAATATCGCATTGTGCATATGGTTTCATGATCTCATGCAACATATTGCGGCAATAAAAATCATCATCAACGATCAGCACTCGCATTCAGGCAAACCTCCAGAATCTTATGGCTTCACACACATACTACGGGCAATGGAAAGACATTGGCACTTTTGCACATGAAAATCAAGTTTACACACTCAAATTATAATAAAAAATATTTAATCTTACGGAGCAGTAATTAATTGACCGTCAGCGGACCATTCCACGGTCAGAGCGCCCTGTTTAGAGGTTGTATAAAGTGGAATAAGTTTTTTATCCAGCTCTTGTTTAACTTTTTTAGATACAAAATCATATCTATTCAAGAAACCGCAGGCAGCTAAAGCAATTTGTGGATTTACTTTTTCATATAATTCAGGAGAATAAGAGCCTGAACTACCATGATGCGGCAGAACCAGCACAGGAGAAAAAAGATCATGCCCGCTGCTAAGAACCGCCTTTAATCCCTTTTTGTCCAGATCGCCTGAAATGGAAAGCAACGGATGCCCATTCCAGATCAGCCGAAGATACAGGGACCGGTCATTACGGCTGCCCTTAAATGTGGCTGCTGGATGTGTAACTTCCATGATCAATCCCGGCTCCAGCGTGATTACAGCACCACTGAACAAAACCTCGGGATGAATACCGTTACGTTCAAAAGCGGCTTTAAAACGCTTCCCTGTCCTGCCGCTGGGTATATCGCCGTTAAAATAAAAGCGGTCCACTGAAAATTTCTCAAGTAGAAAAGCAAGCCCTCCGGCATGATCTCGGTCTCCGTGGGTCATAAAGATATTATCAACATGCGGCAGATGGCCGTAAGCAAGCCACGGCCCCACAATGGACCAGCCCATATCAAAGTTCCACCCGAAACCGCCACCGCCATCAACGACTGTCCGCGACCCATCCGGGCCGCTTATAACCACGCATTGCGACTGTCCGGTATCGAGGATATCCATCCGAACCCGCTCCGGCCCTGCGGAATCGTATCCCCGAAGGCAGAGTAGCAATGCAGCCGGAAGCAGCAGGATATAAGCCCTTTTACTTCTACCGTGCCAGCAGAAGAATATCGCGGCCAGAATCAAATAATAGACCAGTATACCTTCCCAATGAGGACGGTAAAAAGCATATTCCGGCAGAAATCCGGAATCATCCGCCCAGCGGACAAGTTCAAGCAACCACTCGAATGTCCCGGCTCCGGCGGCAAATAATTTACCTGAAATAAAAGGGCTGAAATATGATGCGATCAATCCGCCGACCCCGCAGACTGGCAGGATAAACATGCCCAGAACAGGCACGAACAAAATATTAAATAAAAGATTCGGTGTGATCACTCCGAAGTTCCAGACCAGCACAGGCATCAGGGTGAGATTGGCACAGATGCTGATGTAAAGCAGAGCCGCGACAGATCTTATCGCGTTGTACCGCAGTCCCGGACCGGACGGCATGAATCTTAAAAATAAGGGATAGAACAGGGCAATCCCGCCCACAGCCAGTACTGAAAGCTGAAATCCAAGATCGAATACACTTAGCGGAGACACTGCTAAAATCAAAAGTACGGCTAGCAATAAGCCATCCAGAAGCACCCTGCCCCGGTTGAAGAACATGAACAATCCCCAGAACCCGAACATGGCAACCGCACGCAGCAGCGAGGGACTGAACTGCCCGAGCCACAGATATAGAAGCACCGGAGGAATGGAAAAAAGGACTCCCAGCCGCATACGGGGAATCCGCAGATATATCCGGGGATAGACAGCCCCCGCCAACCATGCCAGCCCAAACCCCATGGCAACGATGAATCCCACATGCAGGCCGGACAAGGCCAGAATGTGTGAAACACCGGCCCTGCGAATTAGTTCTACAGTCTCGTGTGAAAGGAAAAAACGGTCACCGGTAAGCAACGCAGGAAAGATGGCCCCGCCCTGAGTGGGAGGAGCGTTCTTTAAGATATGTTCACGCAGGGAGGTCCGCAGCTTCTGCAAATTTCCGGGAGAATAAGGCTTTAAGCCGCCGTTTTTTATCAGTCCACGGGCGTAAGTCCGGTAGCGGATATTTTTGGTACGGCAGTAAAAATCATAATCCCAGAGTCCGTTGTTTCGGAATCCATGAATCGGCTTGACCCTTGCCTTCAGAGAAACCTGCTGCCCGACATAGGGCAATTGTGCAGGGTCGGCCCACGTCCAGTTCAGAAATCCATCGAGTTCGGTCTGAGCATCGGTACTGTTACAGGTTACATTCTCAAGAAGTATTTTAAGCTGCTTTCCCGGCATCCCTTTGATGCTGTGAATTGTTCCGCTAAGCTGAACCTTCTCACGTGCAGCCATCCAATCAGGTATGGCAATGCCTTGCGTCGGCAACGAAAAATTTCCATACCAATGTCCTAAGCCGAACAGCAAAAGCAACAAAAGGACCGTACCCTTTTCAGGGCGGGATATAATTATAAAAAACAGGCAGATCAGCAGAGCGGCCAGAGAGGGAACCATCCATTTAATGGAAAGTATGCCGAAGACAAAAGCGGGGATTAAAATCTCCCAAAAAAACAGGCCCGGCATCCCGGACCTGCTTTCTGAGATTAAATTTTCATTAACCGTACTCATCACACGGTTATTCTATTACTCTTTCTCGCGCCAGACCCTTGCGCCCACCGCCGAAAGCTTATCTTCAAGATTTTCATATCCCCTATCAAGATGATAAATACGCTGAACATCGGTCCGTCCGGATGCTGCCAGCCCGGCAACAACAAGGGAGGCACTCGCCCGCAGGTCGGAAGCCATAACCGGGGCACCGGCAAGCTTTTCAACTCCGCGGATCATAGCGGTACGGCCTTTGAGTTTGATATTTGCGCCCATACGCACCAGTTCCTGCACATGCATAAAACGATTTTCAAAAATCTTTTCCTCAATGGTCCCGGCACCATTTGCAAGACACATCAGGGTCATAAGCTGAGCCTGCATATCAGTGGGAAAACCAGGATACGGCTGAGTGGTGATGTCCACGCCGGAGATAAGTCCGTTTGTCCTGCGAACGCGAACTCCGCCCTCTTCTTCTTCCATCCAGACTCCCATCTTGCTCATCTTGTACACAACGGAATCCAGCTCCTGAAACGGGCAATCCTCGATCAGAAGTTCTCCGTCAGTCATTGCGGCAGCGACCATGTAAGTACCGGCTTCAATACGGTCCGGCATGACCTTGTATTTGCACCCTTTAAGTGAGGAGACACCCTGCACGGTAATTATGCTGGTACCCTGACCGGAAATCCGGGCTCCGCAGGCGATGAGGAAATTTGCCAGATCAACGACTTCAGGCTCACGGGCAGCGTTTTCAATAATTGTCTCACCTTCAGCAAGAGATGCGGCCATAAGCACGTTTTCAGTACCGCCCACAGTGGGGAAATCAAAATGAATATGCGCACCCTTAAGCTTATCACATTTACCGTGAATGTAGCCGGAATCAAGATCAAAGGAAGCTCCCATCTGCTCAAATGCGGTCAGGTGCAGATCCACAGGGCGTGCGCCGATAGCACAACCGCCGGGCAGAGCGACCTTAGCTTCACCCTTCAAAGCCAGCAAAGGACCGAGACAGAGCACTGAGGCACGCATGGTCTTAACCAGATCATACGGGGCTTCAATCTTAAGGTTCTTCACCTCGCTGCTGACGTCATTTCCGTCAAAAGAAGTCTCACATCCGAGAATATCGAGCAGCTTGAGTGTAGTATGAATATCCCGAAGACGAGGAACATTGGTCAGGCTCACCGGGCCTTCCGGAAGAATACAAGCCAGAAGTATCGGCAGGGCCGCATTCTTAGAACCACTGACCCTGATAGGCCCGTGAAGGGAAACTCCGC is a window of Maridesulfovibrio sp. DNA encoding:
- a CDS encoding response regulator; protein product: MRVLIVDDDFYCRNMLHEIMKPYAQCDIAVNGEEAVFAFKKGLENGNAYDLVCLDLVMPEMDGQQALREIRSIEKDFDVEETSGVKVIVTTMLDDRKETHDAFFLGGATSYLVKPIEEDKLVKELKNLGFSV
- the murA gene encoding UDP-N-acetylglucosamine 1-carboxyvinyltransferase, which gives rise to MDKLVIEGGVSLHGPIRVSGSKNAALPILLACILPEGPVSLTNVPRLRDIHTTLKLLDILGCETSFDGNDVSSEVKNLKIEAPYDLVKTMRASVLCLGPLLALKGEAKVALPGGCAIGARPVDLHLTAFEQMGASFDLDSGYIHGKCDKLKGAHIHFDFPTVGGTENVLMAASLAEGETIIENAAREPEVVDLANFLIACGARISGQGTSIITVQGVSSLKGCKYKVMPDRIEAGTYMVAAAMTDGELLIEDCPFQELDSVVYKMSKMGVWMEEEEGGVRVRRTNGLISGVDITTQPYPGFPTDMQAQLMTLMCLANGAGTIEEKIFENRFMHVQELVRMGANIKLKGRTAMIRGVEKLAGAPVMASDLRASASLVVAGLAASGRTDVQRIYHLDRGYENLEDKLSAVGARVWREKE
- the ricT gene encoding regulatory iron-sulfur-containing complex subunit RicT; amino-acid sequence: MSQILGVKFNDFGQIYYFSSGPFVVREGHSVIVKTEQGMGLGKVFVVQQDLPEEVTEDSIKTIYRLAGEEDLAADAENRELSRAAHRFCKDCIDRQKLEMKLVDVEVFFDRSKMIFYFTAPGRIDFRELVKDLVKEYRTRIELRQIGVRHETQMLGAIGNCGQICCCRRFMRKFMPVTIRMAKEQNLFLNPTKISGICGRLLCCLSFEQDNYEDFHRKSPKTGKKYNTIHGTVRVARTNFFRNTLTVVPEQGEEIEISLDDWPDVLKSPGQDRDVTPDSQDGEPRRGRPGDRDNKGGDGNEGRPQRSRPERGRPKPERGRSSRPRPERSKSDKLKSDRPKPERRPANRADEQPKGEESGHEKEIRENVSTERRKDDSQQERRKRPPKKERPQNKPEQDKKSSSSPKSEEKDESGSPKSGKPSNRRRPSRRRRKRKPSGPRKSK
- a CDS encoding DNA internalization-related competence protein ComEC/Rec2 — encoded protein: MPGLFFWEILIPAFVFGILSIKWMVPSLAALLICLFFIIISRPEKGTVLLLLLLFGLGHWYGNFSLPTQGIAIPDWMAAREKVQLSGTIHSIKGMPGKQLKILLENVTCNSTDAQTELDGFLNWTWADPAQLPYVGQQVSLKARVKPIHGFRNNGLWDYDFYCRTKNIRYRTYARGLIKNGGLKPYSPGNLQKLRTSLREHILKNAPPTQGGAIFPALLTGDRFFLSHETVELIRRAGVSHILALSGLHVGFIVAMGFGLAWLAGAVYPRIYLRIPRMRLGVLFSIPPVLLYLWLGQFSPSLLRAVAMFGFWGLFMFFNRGRVLLDGLLLAVLLILAVSPLSVFDLGFQLSVLAVGGIALFYPLFLRFMPSGPGLRYNAIRSVAALLYISICANLTLMPVLVWNFGVITPNLLFNILFVPVLGMFILPVCGVGGLIASYFSPFISGKLFAAGAGTFEWLLELVRWADDSGFLPEYAFYRPHWEGILVYYLILAAIFFCWHGRSKRAYILLLPAALLLCLRGYDSAGPERVRMDILDTGQSQCVVISGPDGSRTVVDGGGGFGWNFDMGWSIVGPWLAYGHLPHVDNIFMTHGDRDHAGGLAFLLEKFSVDRFYFNGDIPSGRTGKRFKAAFERNGIHPEVLFSGAVITLEPGLIMEVTHPAATFKGSRNDRSLYLRLIWNGHPLLSISGDLDKKGLKAVLSSGHDLFSPVLVLPHHGSSGSYSPELYEKVNPQIALAACGFLNRYDFVSKKVKQELDKKLIPLYTTSKQGALTVEWSADGQLITAP